The Pseudomonas sp. DG56-2 genome contains a region encoding:
- a CDS encoding cytochrome o ubiquinol oxidase subunit III — protein sequence MSSHVINADTHAHGHDHGHDDHHHDSGQMTVFGFWLYLMTDCILFASLFATYAVLSGSFAGGPSGHDIFQLDFVAVETALLLFSSITFGFAMLQMFKGNKSGVLGWLAVTFLFGAGFIAMEIYEFHHLIAEGFGPQRSGFLSAFFALVGTHGLHVTAGLIWMAVMMYQINKHGITGTAKTRMSCLSLFWHFLDVVWICVFTVVYLLGVL from the coding sequence ATGTCCAGTCATGTAATCAATGCAGACACTCATGCCCATGGTCACGACCATGGCCATGACGATCACCACCACGACTCGGGCCAGATGACCGTCTTCGGTTTCTGGCTGTACCTGATGACCGACTGCATCTTGTTTGCGTCGCTCTTCGCTACCTACGCGGTGCTGTCCGGCAGTTTTGCCGGCGGCCCGTCCGGTCACGACATTTTCCAACTGGACTTTGTCGCGGTCGAAACCGCGTTGCTGTTGTTCTCGAGTATCACCTTCGGCTTCGCCATGTTGCAGATGTTCAAGGGCAACAAGAGCGGCGTGCTGGGCTGGCTGGCTGTCACCTTCCTGTTTGGTGCCGGCTTCATCGCGATGGAAATCTATGAATTCCATCACCTGATCGCTGAGGGCTTCGGCCCGCAGCGCAGCGGTTTCCTCTCGGCGTTCTTTGCGCTGGTGGGCACCCACGGTCTGCACGTGACTGCTGGTCTGATCTGGATGGCGGTGATGATGTACCAGATCAACAAGCACGGTATCACTGGCACTGCCAAGACCCGCATGAGCTGCCTGAGCCTGTTCTGGCACTTCCTGGACGTGGTCTGGATCTGTGTGTTCACCGTCGTGTATCTGCTGGGGGTTCTGTAA
- the cyoB gene encoding cytochrome o ubiquinol oxidase subunit I, whose product MFGKLSLDAIPYHEPIVMVTLAMIALGGLALVGAITYFKKWTYLWSEWLTSVDHKKIGVMYIIVAMIMLLRGFADAIMMRTQLAMATGGSEGYLPPEHYDQIFTAHGVIMIIFMAMPFFTGLMNLALPLQIGARDVAFPFLNSLSFWLLVSGVVLVNVSLGVGEFAKTGWVAYPPLAGIQYSPGVGVDYYIWALQLSGLGTTLTGVNFLATVLKMRAPGMKLMDMPIFTWTCTWANVLIVASFPILTAALALLTVDRYLDFHIFTNELGGNPMMYVNLFWAWGHPEVYILILPAFGVFSEVTSTFAGKRLFGHKSMIYASGAIAVLGFAVWLHHFFTMGSGASVNTFFGLATMLISIPTGVKLFNWLFTIYQGRLRFTAPVLWTLGFMVTFSIGGMTGVLLAVPGADFVLHNSLFVIAHFHNVIIGGAVFGYIAGFAFWFPKAFGFTLNEKWGKAAFWFWISGFYVAFMPLYALGFMGMTRRLNHSDNPLWEPYLYVAVFGAVLILFGIACQLIQLYVSIRDRKDNMDVTGDPWGGRTLEWSTSSPPPFYNFATMPENVELDAWHETKQAGGAYKVPAKYEAIHMPNNTSTGVFMGALLTVFGFAFIWHIWWLVAASLVGTIAVFVAHAARDDQGYMVPAEEVARIEGERMKALGLATGSPDGARVKSFERV is encoded by the coding sequence ATGTTCGGTAAACTAAGTCTGGATGCGATTCCGTATCACGAGCCGATAGTCATGGTGACACTTGCCATGATTGCGCTCGGCGGTCTCGCGCTCGTTGGTGCAATCACCTATTTCAAAAAATGGACCTACCTGTGGTCCGAGTGGCTGACTTCGGTCGACCACAAGAAAATCGGGGTGATGTACATCATCGTCGCGATGATCATGCTGCTGCGCGGTTTTGCCGATGCCATCATGATGCGTACGCAGTTGGCCATGGCCACCGGCGGTTCCGAAGGCTACCTGCCTCCCGAACACTATGACCAGATCTTCACCGCTCACGGTGTGATCATGATCATCTTCATGGCAATGCCATTCTTCACCGGCCTGATGAACCTGGCCCTGCCTCTGCAGATCGGTGCGCGTGACGTTGCTTTCCCGTTCCTCAACTCCCTGAGCTTCTGGCTCCTGGTGTCCGGCGTCGTGCTGGTCAACGTGTCCTTGGGTGTTGGTGAATTCGCCAAGACTGGCTGGGTCGCTTATCCACCGCTGGCGGGTATCCAATACAGTCCGGGCGTGGGTGTCGACTACTACATTTGGGCGCTACAGCTATCGGGGCTAGGTACGACGCTAACGGGGGTCAACTTCCTGGCCACCGTGCTGAAAATGCGTGCCCCTGGCATGAAGCTGATGGACATGCCGATCTTCACTTGGACCTGCACCTGGGCCAACGTACTGATCGTTGCTTCGTTCCCGATTCTGACCGCCGCTCTGGCACTGCTGACTGTTGACCGTTATCTGGACTTCCACATTTTCACCAACGAGCTTGGTGGGAACCCGATGATGTACGTCAACCTGTTCTGGGCTTGGGGTCACCCTGAGGTCTACATCCTGATCCTGCCGGCCTTCGGTGTGTTCTCGGAAGTGACCTCGACCTTCGCAGGTAAGCGTCTGTTCGGCCACAAGTCGATGATCTACGCTTCGGGCGCGATCGCGGTACTGGGCTTTGCGGTATGGCTGCACCATTTCTTCACCATGGGTTCGGGCGCAAGCGTCAACACCTTCTTCGGGTTGGCAACCATGCTGATCTCGATTCCGACCGGGGTGAAGTTGTTCAACTGGCTGTTCACGATCTACCAAGGCCGTCTGCGCTTCACCGCGCCGGTCCTGTGGACCCTGGGCTTCATGGTTACCTTCTCCATTGGTGGTATGACCGGCGTACTGCTGGCTGTTCCAGGTGCTGACTTCGTTCTGCACAACAGCCTGTTCGTAATCGCTCACTTCCACAACGTGATCATCGGTGGTGCGGTATTCGGCTACATTGCCGGCTTCGCCTTCTGGTTCCCGAAAGCCTTCGGTTTCACCCTGAACGAGAAGTGGGGCAAAGCTGCCTTCTGGTTCTGGATCTCCGGTTTCTACGTGGCCTTCATGCCACTGTACGCACTGGGCTTCATGGGTATGACCCGTCGTCTGAACCACTCCGACAACCCACTGTGGGAACCCTACCTGTACGTAGCCGTATTCGGCGCCGTGCTGATCCTGTTCGGTATCGCTTGCCAGCTGATCCAGCTGTACGTTTCGATCCGCGACCGCAAGGACAACATGGACGTGACCGGCGACCCATGGGGCGGCCGTACCCTGGAATGGTCGACTTCGTCGCCACCTCCGTTCTACAACTTCGCCACCATGCCTGAAAACGTCGAGCTCGATGCCTGGCACGAAACCAAGCAAGCCGGCGGCGCCTACAAGGTTCCGGCCAAGTACGAAGCGATCCACATGCCGAACAACACCTCTACCGGTGTGTTCATGGGTGCGTTGCTCACCGTATTCGGTTTCGCTTTCATCTGGCACATCTGGTGGCTGGTTGCAGCCAGCCTGGTTGGCACCATCGCTGTCTTCGTCGCCCACGCTGCGCGTGACGACCAGGGCTACATGGTTCCTGCCGAGGAAGTGGCGCGTATCGAAGGCGAGCGCATGAAGGCCCTGGGCCTGGCTACCGGTTCGCCGGACGGCGCACGTGTCAAATCGTTTGAGCGGGTTTAA
- the cyoA gene encoding ubiquinol oxidase subunit II: MSKKRYPRLFGILPFLGMLLLSGCNWTLLDPKGQVGIEQKNLILIATGLMLLVVIPVIFMTLAFAWKYRASNKAATYTPDWSHSTKIEVAVWTIPVLIIIALGYVTYKTTHELDPYRPLVSDVKPVQIDVVALDWKWLFIYPEQGIATVNKIVFPANTPINFRVTSDSVMNSFFIPGLGGQIYAMAGMTTKLHLIANENGEFDGISANYSGAGFTGMKFKATATSQADFEAWVNEVKQSPKQLDAAEYAALAKTSENNPVALYSVASPEQFQSIVDKYEGMNRGRPVHEKEQSKEAAGTEGMDVSMHSAAGAEE, translated from the coding sequence ATGAGTAAAAAGCGTTACCCCAGACTGTTTGGCATTCTGCCCTTTTTAGGCATGCTTTTACTCAGTGGGTGCAACTGGACCCTGCTCGACCCGAAAGGTCAGGTCGGCATTGAGCAAAAGAACCTTATCCTGATCGCTACCGGCTTGATGTTGCTGGTGGTGATTCCTGTCATTTTCATGACCCTCGCTTTCGCCTGGAAGTACCGCGCCTCCAACAAGGCCGCTACTTACACGCCTGACTGGTCGCACTCGACCAAGATCGAAGTGGCGGTGTGGACTATCCCGGTTCTGATCATCATTGCCTTGGGCTATGTGACCTACAAGACCACCCATGAGCTGGACCCGTATCGTCCGCTGGTTTCCGATGTGAAGCCGGTGCAGATCGACGTGGTTGCCCTGGACTGGAAATGGCTGTTCATCTACCCGGAACAAGGCATTGCCACGGTCAACAAGATCGTCTTCCCGGCTAACACCCCGATCAACTTCCGCGTGACCTCGGACTCTGTGATGAACTCGTTCTTCATCCCGGGCCTGGGCGGCCAGATCTATGCAATGGCCGGCATGACCACCAAGCTGCACCTGATCGCCAACGAAAATGGCGAGTTCGACGGTATCTCGGCGAACTACAGCGGCGCGGGCTTCACCGGTATGAAGTTCAAGGCAACCGCCACCTCCCAGGCTGATTTCGAAGCATGGGTGAACGAAGTCAAGCAATCGCCAAAACAGCTGGATGCGGCTGAATACGCTGCATTGGCCAAAACTAGCGAAAACAATCCAGTCGCGCTGTACAGCGTGGCCTCGCCTGAGCAGTTCCAGTCCATCGTCGACAAGTACGAAGGCATGAACCGCGGCCGGCCAGTCCACGAGAAAGAGCAGAGCAAAGAAGCGGCCGGTACCGAAGGGATGGACGTGAGTATGCATTCAGCTGCTGGGGCAGAGGAGTAA
- a CDS encoding disulfide bond formation protein B produces MNEHTSRLNRERRFLVLLGVICLALIGGALYMQIVLGEAPCPLCILQRYALLLIAVFAFIGAAMPGRRSLTILEGLVVLSAIGGMAAAGNHVYILANPAISCGIDTLQPIVDGLPLASVLPLVFQVDGFCSTPYPPVLGLSLAQWALLAFTLTAVLVPVGIYRNRRKP; encoded by the coding sequence ATGAACGAGCACACATCGCGCCTGAACCGGGAACGGCGCTTTCTGGTACTGCTGGGGGTGATCTGCCTGGCCTTGATTGGCGGTGCCTTATATATGCAGATCGTTCTCGGCGAGGCGCCTTGCCCGCTGTGTATCCTGCAGCGCTACGCCTTGCTGTTGATAGCGGTGTTTGCATTCATCGGTGCGGCAATGCCAGGACGTCGCAGCCTCACCATCCTTGAAGGCCTGGTGGTACTGAGCGCCATCGGCGGCATGGCCGCTGCTGGCAACCATGTGTATATCCTCGCCAACCCTGCGATCAGTTGCGGCATCGATACCCTGCAGCCGATCGTCGATGGCCTGCCCCTGGCGTCGGTATTGCCACTGGTGTTCCAGGTCGATGGATTCTGCTCTACGCCTTACCCACCGGTGTTGGGTTTGTCGTTGGCGCAATGGGCATTGCTTGCCTTTACGCTTACGGCTGTTCTGGTGCCCGTCGGTATCTACCGCAATCGCCGCAAGCCTTAG
- a CDS encoding YebG family protein produces MAVEVVYRSSRDLERLFMDKAEADRHDKMLELAELLAEVLKKAVPSLSEQQVEDAGIYMAKNRDVFAKAFKSQPDALSELLTDSAAE; encoded by the coding sequence ATGGCCGTCGAAGTGGTATACCGCAGCAGCCGCGATCTGGAGCGCTTGTTCATGGATAAAGCCGAAGCTGACCGTCACGACAAAATGCTCGAGTTGGCCGAGCTGCTCGCCGAGGTCCTGAAAAAAGCCGTGCCGTCGCTGAGCGAGCAACAAGTCGAGGATGCTGGCATTTATATGGCGAAAAACCGCGATGTGTTTGCCAAGGCGTTCAAGAGCCAACCGGACGCATTGTCCGAGCTGCTGACTGACAGCGCAGCAGAATAA
- a CDS encoding Glu/Leu/Phe/Val dehydrogenase dimerization domain-containing protein, translating to MFAIMQSTRTQSLHMCIDPCTGLKAVVAIHSEHLGPAMGGCRYLAYPDDDSAMIDAMRLAQGMSYKAALAGLPLGGGKAVIIRNPHVENRAALFEAFGRFVETLQGRFITAVDSGTSTLDMDCIAQTTQHVTSTTSAGDPSPHAAMGVFAGIRATSMARLGSDNLEGLRVAVQGLGNVGYALAEQLHAAGAELLVSDLDQGKVQLAIEQFNARPVANEMLISTPCDIFAPCGVGPVLNGQTVMQLRCAAVAGAANNQLTTLQVADQLESRGILYAPDYVINAGGLIYVALKHRGEELQTITAHLARIPSRLTEVFAHAQAEKRSPARVAQMLAERLIYN from the coding sequence ATGTTCGCGATCATGCAAAGCACCCGCACGCAATCGCTGCACATGTGCATTGACCCCTGTACCGGGCTCAAGGCGGTGGTCGCTATCCACAGCGAGCATCTTGGGCCGGCTATGGGCGGTTGTCGCTACCTGGCCTATCCCGATGACGACAGCGCGATGATCGATGCCATGCGTCTTGCCCAAGGCATGAGCTACAAGGCAGCGTTGGCGGGCCTGCCTTTGGGGGGTGGCAAGGCGGTGATCATTCGTAATCCACATGTGGAAAACCGTGCTGCGTTGTTTGAAGCGTTTGGTCGCTTCGTCGAAACCCTGCAAGGCCGGTTCATTACCGCCGTAGACAGCGGTACTTCTACCCTGGATATGGACTGCATCGCCCAGACTACCCAACACGTCACCAGTACCACTTCTGCCGGCGACCCGTCGCCTCATGCTGCCATGGGGGTATTTGCCGGCATTCGTGCCACCTCTATGGCCCGACTTGGTAGTGACAATCTGGAGGGGTTGCGGGTGGCAGTACAAGGCCTGGGGAACGTTGGCTATGCACTTGCCGAGCAACTGCATGCCGCGGGTGCCGAGCTGCTGGTCAGCGACCTGGACCAGGGAAAAGTGCAATTGGCGATCGAGCAGTTCAATGCACGCCCGGTGGCCAATGAAATGTTGATCAGCACCCCCTGCGATATCTTCGCCCCTTGTGGGGTAGGGCCGGTACTCAACGGACAGACTGTGATGCAATTGCGCTGTGCAGCCGTGGCGGGAGCGGCGAACAACCAGCTCACCACACTGCAGGTGGCTGATCAGTTGGAGAGTCGCGGGATACTCTATGCGCCTGACTATGTAATCAATGCCGGCGGCTTGATCTACGTAGCACTCAAGCACAGGGGAGAGGAACTGCAGACGATCACTGCGCACCTGGCGCGCATCCCTTCGCGGCTCACCGAAGTATTTGCCCATGCGCAGGCCGAAAAGCGCTCACCTGCGCGAGTCGCGCAGATGCTTGCCGAACGGTTGATCTACAACTGA
- a CDS encoding SirB1 family protein, producing the protein MTPRQACLACLEREPVDLLEAAVWVAAEHDDNLRTADVMAQVKALQQEVSAGLPMLPLCELAQPLLRRLSALGFQQDEYHPLRPQVALLDKVLERRRGQPLALALLTLELARGLSIPLEGVNFPGHFLLRVPGADHLLDPCGGRRLYPADCRELLGRQFGPQLQLNAEHLLTASPKQILQRLSRNLRQLHTSHDDDLAALKDAERVLLLGPALASDYMARATLYQHLECPQAERFDLEHALLLSDDPIQRLRLTERLSHLPHTSPSVH; encoded by the coding sequence ATGACCCCACGCCAAGCTTGTCTTGCCTGCCTGGAACGCGAACCGGTCGATTTGCTGGAGGCGGCGGTGTGGGTGGCAGCCGAGCACGACGACAACCTGCGTACAGCGGATGTCATGGCACAGGTCAAGGCGCTTCAGCAGGAGGTCAGCGCAGGCCTGCCGATGCTGCCGCTTTGCGAGTTGGCCCAGCCGTTGTTGCGCAGGCTCAGCGCCTTGGGATTCCAGCAAGACGAATACCACCCCTTGCGCCCCCAGGTGGCCTTGCTCGACAAAGTCCTGGAGCGACGTCGCGGCCAACCGCTGGCCTTGGCATTGCTGACCCTGGAGCTTGCCCGTGGCTTGTCGATTCCGTTGGAGGGGGTGAACTTTCCCGGGCATTTTCTTCTGCGCGTGCCCGGCGCCGACCATCTGCTCGACCCGTGCGGTGGACGCAGGCTTTACCCGGCCGATTGCCGTGAATTACTCGGTCGTCAGTTTGGTCCGCAATTGCAGCTAAATGCCGAGCACCTGCTGACTGCAAGTCCCAAGCAGATACTTCAACGCCTGTCACGCAACCTGCGCCAATTGCACACCTCTCATGACGATGACCTGGCAGCACTCAAGGACGCCGAAAGAGTCTTGCTACTGGGCCCTGCCCTGGCCAGCGACTACATGGCCCGCGCCACCTTGTACCAACACCTTGAATGCCCCCAGGCCGAACGCTTCGACCTGGAGCATGCATTGCTACTCAGTGACGATCCAATCCAACGTTTGCGCCTGACTGAACGCTTGAGCCATCTGCCCCATACATCGCCATCCGTGCACTAA
- the maiA gene encoding maleylacetoacetate isomerase, which produces MDLLNYYRSTSSYRVRIALALKQLEYQYVPVNLLKGEQREEHFLALNPQGRVPALKIDSGELLVQSPAIIEYLEEVYPSPALLPQDPVQRAQVRGVAALIGCDIHPLHNVSVLNQLRGLGQNDAQVSQWIAHWVSQGLAAVEQLIGDEGFCFGEEPGLADVYLIPQLYAAERFNIDLGGFSRIRRVAGLAEQHAAFVQAHPSKQPDMPG; this is translated from the coding sequence ATGGATCTGCTCAATTACTACCGTTCGACCTCATCCTACCGGGTGAGGATTGCGCTGGCGCTCAAGCAACTCGAGTACCAGTACGTTCCGGTCAACCTGCTCAAGGGTGAGCAGCGCGAAGAGCATTTCCTCGCCCTCAATCCTCAGGGCCGAGTGCCGGCCTTGAAGATTGACTCCGGTGAACTGCTGGTGCAGTCACCCGCAATCATCGAGTATCTGGAAGAGGTTTATCCTAGCCCGGCGCTACTCCCTCAAGACCCGGTGCAACGCGCCCAGGTGCGGGGCGTGGCGGCATTGATTGGTTGCGATATTCATCCGTTACACAACGTCAGTGTGCTCAATCAGCTGCGAGGGTTGGGGCAGAACGATGCGCAAGTCAGCCAGTGGATTGCCCACTGGGTAAGCCAGGGGCTGGCAGCCGTCGAACAACTGATTGGGGACGAGGGCTTTTGCTTCGGAGAAGAGCCGGGGCTGGCCGATGTCTACTTGATTCCACAGCTGTATGCGGCTGAACGTTTCAACATCGATCTTGGCGGCTTCTCGCGTATTCGTCGGGTCGCCGGGTTGGCCGAACAGCATGCCGCCTTTGTCCAGGCTCATCCGTCCAAACAACCGGATATGCCGGGTTAG
- the fahA gene encoding fumarylacetoacetase: MNQSAIARSWVEHANGHRDFPLQNLPLGIFTHKDQAKRCGVAIGDAILDLEGALSAGLFDGEARAAVEATRGGVLNAFFALGRGARVALRERLLQLLGEHSEHQAALTPLLLVSAECQLHLPAQIGDYTDFYVGIEHAKNVGKLFRPDNPLLPNYKYVPIGYHGRASTIRPSGTDVRRPKGQTLPAGQNEPSFGPCARLDYELELGIWIGQGNDMGDSIPVAEAAEHIAGFCLLNDWSARDIQAWEYQPLGPFLSKSFISTISPWVVTAEALEPFRCAQPARPEGDPQPLSYLLDKRDQANGAFDIELEVLLLTERMREQNLPAHRLTLSNTLSMYWTVAQMVAHHSVNGCQLQSGDLFGSGTLSGAQPGQFGSLLEITQGGKEPVQLASGEVRKFLEDGDEVILRARCVRDGVASIGFGECRGKILPAH, from the coding sequence ATGAATCAGTCCGCAATTGCCCGCAGTTGGGTCGAACACGCCAACGGGCATCGCGATTTTCCACTGCAGAACCTGCCGCTGGGGATCTTTACCCACAAGGATCAGGCCAAGCGCTGCGGCGTGGCCATTGGTGACGCGATTCTCGACCTTGAAGGTGCCTTGAGCGCTGGGCTGTTCGACGGTGAGGCACGTGCCGCTGTCGAGGCCACTCGTGGCGGCGTGCTGAATGCGTTCTTCGCCCTGGGCCGAGGCGCCCGTGTGGCTTTGCGTGAACGCCTGTTGCAACTGCTCGGTGAACACAGTGAGCATCAGGCTGCGCTAACGCCGCTGTTGCTCGTCAGTGCCGAGTGTCAGTTGCATCTGCCTGCGCAGATCGGCGATTACACCGATTTCTATGTTGGCATCGAGCATGCCAAGAACGTCGGCAAGCTGTTCCGTCCCGACAACCCATTGCTGCCCAACTATAAGTACGTGCCGATCGGTTACCACGGTCGCGCGTCGACCATTCGCCCGTCCGGCACAGATGTGCGTCGACCAAAAGGCCAGACCCTGCCCGCCGGCCAGAACGAGCCGAGCTTCGGCCCGTGCGCGCGCCTGGACTACGAACTGGAACTGGGCATCTGGATCGGCCAGGGCAATGATATGGGCGATTCGATCCCAGTCGCCGAAGCCGCTGAACACATCGCGGGCTTCTGTCTGCTCAACGACTGGTCGGCACGCGACATCCAGGCCTGGGAATATCAGCCGCTGGGTCCGTTCCTGTCCAAGAGCTTTATCTCGACCATCTCTCCATGGGTGGTGACCGCCGAAGCCCTTGAGCCATTCCGTTGCGCCCAGCCGGCGCGTCCAGAGGGCGACCCGCAGCCGCTTTCGTACCTGCTCGACAAGCGCGACCAGGCTAACGGCGCCTTCGATATCGAACTGGAAGTGCTGCTGCTCACCGAGCGTATGCGCGAGCAAAATCTGCCCGCCCATCGCCTGACGTTGAGCAATACTTTAAGCATGTACTGGACCGTGGCTCAGATGGTCGCCCATCACAGCGTCAACGGTTGCCAGCTGCAGTCGGGCGATCTGTTCGGTTCGGGCACTTTGTCCGGCGCCCAGCCTGGCCAGTTCGGCAGCCTGCTGGAGATCACCCAGGGTGGCAAGGAGCCGGTGCAACTGGCGTCGGGTGAAGTGCGCAAGTTCCTCGAAGATGGCGACGAAGTCATTCTGCGTGCTCGCTGCGTCCGGGACGGCGTGGCATCGATCGGCTTTGGCGAGTGCCGAGGCAAGATTCTGCCGGCACATTGA
- the hmgA gene encoding homogentisate 1,2-dioxygenase, which translates to MNLESTPVLDYLSGFGNEFASEALPGALPVGQNSPQKAPYGLYAELLSGTAFTMTRSESRRTWLYRIRPSALHPRFERLERQLAGGPLGPVTPNRLRWSPQPIPSEPTDFIDGWVAMAANSAGEKPAGISIYTYCANCSMERVFFNADGELLLVPEQGRLRIVTELGVLEVEPLEIAILPRGLKFRVELIDAQARGYLAENHGAPLRIPDLGPIGSNGLANPRDFLAPVAHYEEVDAPVQLVQKFLGELWSCQLNHSPLDVVAWHGNNVPYKYDLRRFNTIGTVSFDHPDPSIFTVLTSPTSVPGMANLDFVIFPPRWMVAENTFRPPWFHRNLMNEFMGLIKGEYDAKAEGFLPGGASLHACMSAHGPDAETCAKAIAADLAPNKIDNTMAFMFETSQVLRPSRHALECPQLQADYDSCWASLPSTFTPNRR; encoded by the coding sequence ATGAACCTCGAAAGCACCCCTGTCCTCGACTACTTGAGCGGTTTCGGCAACGAATTTGCCAGTGAAGCCTTGCCCGGTGCCCTGCCGGTCGGCCAGAACTCGCCACAAAAGGCGCCCTATGGCCTGTATGCCGAGTTGCTTTCCGGCACGGCCTTCACCATGACCCGTAGCGAGTCGCGCCGCACCTGGCTCTACCGTATTCGTCCGTCGGCCTTGCATCCGCGTTTCGAGCGCCTGGAGCGGCAGTTGGCCGGTGGTCCGCTGGGCCCGGTTACCCCTAACCGCCTGCGCTGGAGCCCGCAACCCATCCCGAGCGAGCCGACCGATTTCATCGACGGCTGGGTGGCCATGGCGGCCAACTCGGCGGGCGAAAAGCCGGCCGGAATCAGCATTTACACCTACTGCGCCAATTGCTCCATGGAGCGGGTGTTCTTTAACGCCGACGGTGAATTGCTGCTGGTACCTGAACAAGGCCGCCTGCGCATCGTAACGGAACTGGGTGTACTGGAAGTCGAACCGCTGGAAATCGCCATACTGCCTCGTGGCCTCAAGTTCCGGGTTGAACTGATCGACGCTCAGGCCCGTGGCTATCTGGCCGAAAACCACGGGGCGCCATTGCGTATCCCGGACCTGGGGCCGATCGGTAGCAATGGCTTGGCCAATCCGCGAGACTTCCTCGCGCCAGTGGCACATTACGAAGAAGTCGACGCACCGGTGCAATTGGTGCAGAAGTTCCTCGGTGAACTGTGGAGTTGCCAGCTCAACCATTCGCCACTGGACGTGGTCGCCTGGCACGGCAACAACGTGCCGTACAAGTACGACCTGCGTCGCTTCAACACCATCGGTACTGTCAGTTTCGATCACCCGGACCCGTCGATCTTCACTGTGTTGACCTCGCCGACCAGCGTGCCAGGCATGGCCAACCTCGACTTCGTGATCTTCCCGCCGCGCTGGATGGTGGCCGAGAACACCTTCCGTCCACCATGGTTCCACCGCAACCTGATGAACGAGTTCATGGGGTTGATCAAGGGTGAGTACGACGCCAAGGCCGAAGGGTTCCTGCCTGGCGGTGCCTCGCTGCACGCTTGCATGAGCGCCCATGGTCCGGACGCCGAAACCTGTGCCAAGGCCATTGCCGCGGATCTTGCGCCGAACAAAATCGACAACACCATGGCGTTCATGTTCGAGACCAGCCAGGTGCTGCGTCCGAGCCGTCATGCGTTAGAGTGCCCGCAGTTGCAGGCCGACTACGATAGTTGCTGGGCCTCGTTGCCGAGCACCTTCACCCCGAATCGGAGATAA
- a CDS encoding IclR family transcriptional regulator has product MAKASSPADSTGKQKVRSAEVGTDILKALAQLSPSTSLSRLAEHVDMPASKVHRYLQALIASGFAEQNPATNHYGLGREALRVGLAALGGMDVLKVAAMPLSQLRDALNESCFIAVWGNQGATVVSIEPAVRAVTVVTQIGSVLPLLSSSTGLVFGAYLPERETVELRDQELAILGHNVNDYETLFADIRLRGLHHIHGLLMPGVDALSAPVFNAVGKIVAVLTVVGPTSIFHADEQGPAAQQLLAAAKMISWRMGYEEAPLHA; this is encoded by the coding sequence ATGGCCAAAGCCAGCTCCCCCGCCGACAGCACCGGCAAACAGAAGGTACGCTCGGCCGAGGTCGGTACCGATATCCTCAAGGCCTTGGCCCAACTATCGCCCTCCACCTCGCTGTCGCGCCTTGCCGAACATGTCGACATGCCGGCCAGTAAAGTCCATCGCTATTTGCAGGCGCTGATCGCCAGTGGCTTTGCCGAGCAAAATCCGGCCACCAACCACTACGGGCTGGGTCGTGAAGCGCTGCGCGTAGGTCTCGCCGCCCTCGGCGGTATGGACGTGCTGAAAGTTGCGGCCATGCCGCTGTCGCAATTGCGTGATGCACTCAACGAAAGCTGCTTCATTGCCGTGTGGGGCAATCAGGGCGCCACAGTGGTCAGCATCGAACCGGCGGTCCGCGCGGTGACCGTGGTCACCCAGATCGGTTCGGTGCTGCCTTTGCTTAGCTCATCGACAGGGCTGGTGTTTGGTGCCTACCTTCCCGAGCGCGAAACTGTCGAACTACGCGATCAGGAACTGGCCATCCTCGGACACAACGTCAACGACTACGAAACGCTGTTCGCCGACATTCGCCTGCGCGGCCTGCACCATATCCATGGCTTGCTTATGCCAGGCGTCGACGCGCTCTCGGCCCCGGTGTTCAATGCGGTGGGAAAAATTGTCGCGGTATTGACTGTCGTTGGGCCGACTTCGATCTTCCATGCCGATGAACAAGGTCCGGCAGCGCAACAACTATTGGCGGCGGCAAAAATGATCAGTTGGCGCATGGGCTACGAAGAAGCGCCCCTGCATGCCTGA